The following coding sequences lie in one Corynebacterium humireducens NBRC 106098 = DSM 45392 genomic window:
- the nucS gene encoding endonuclease NucS has translation MRLVIARCSVDYVGRLEAHLPMADRLLMIKADGSVSVHADDRAYKPLNWMTPPCTLTETSIRNIDDEDTGEQLWIVENSKGEQLRITIEEIHHETNHDLGTDPGLVKDGVEAHLQELLAEHITTLGEGYSLVRREFPTAIGPVDLLARDQDGETVAVEVKRRGGIDGVEQLTRYLELLNRDELLSPVRGVFAAQEIKPQARLLAEDRGIRCVTLDYQALRGIESDELRLF, from the coding sequence ATGCGTTTAGTCATCGCCCGTTGTTCCGTGGATTACGTCGGCCGCCTGGAGGCACACCTGCCCATGGCGGACCGCCTGCTCATGATCAAGGCCGACGGCTCGGTGTCCGTCCACGCCGACGACCGGGCCTACAAGCCCCTCAACTGGATGACCCCGCCCTGCACCCTCACAGAGACGTCCATCAGGAACATCGACGATGAGGACACGGGCGAGCAGCTGTGGATCGTGGAGAACAGCAAGGGGGAGCAGCTGCGGATCACCATCGAGGAGATCCACCACGAGACCAACCACGACCTGGGCACGGACCCGGGCCTGGTCAAGGACGGCGTCGAGGCGCACCTCCAGGAGCTGCTGGCCGAGCACATCACCACCCTCGGTGAGGGCTACAGCCTCGTGCGCCGGGAGTTCCCCACGGCCATCGGCCCGGTGGACCTGCTGGCCCGTGACCAGGACGGCGAGACCGTCGCCGTGGAGGTCAAGCGCCGCGGCGGGATCGACGGCGTCGAGCAGCTCACCCGCTACCTCGAGCTGCTCAACCGCGACGAGCTGCTCAGCCCGGTCCGTGGCGTGTTCGCCGCCCAGGAGATCAAGCCGCAGGCCCGGCTGCTCGCCGAGGACCGCGGCATCCGCTGCGTCACGCTGGACTACCAGGCCCTGCGCGGCATCGAGTCCGACGAGCTCCGGCTGTTCTGA
- the atpD gene encoding F0F1 ATP synthase subunit beta: MTTALAEQNAQQASTAGRVVRVIGPVVDVEFPRGELPALYNALTVEVTLEAVAKTITLEVAQHLGDNLVRTVSMAPTDGLVRGAQVVDSGKPISVPVGDVVKGHVFNALGDCLDVPGLGRDGEQWGIHREPPAFDQLEGKTEILETGIKVIDLLTPYVKGGKIGLFGGAGVGKTVLIQEMITRIAREFSGTSVFAGVGERTREGTDLFLEMEEMGVLQDTALVFGQMDEPPGVRMRVALSGLTMAEYFRDVQNQDVLLFIDNIFRFTQAGSEVSTLLGRMPSAVGYQPTLADEMGVLQERITSTKGKSITSLQAVYVPADDYTDPAPATTFAHLDATTELDRGIASKGIYPAVNPLTSTSRILEPSIVGERHYNVAQRVIGILQKNKELQDIIAILGMDELSEEDKITVQRARRLERFLGQNFFVAEKFTGLPGSYVPLADTIDAFERICNGDFDHYPEQAFNGLGGLDDVEAAYKKITGK; the protein is encoded by the coding sequence ATGACTACAGCTCTCGCAGAGCAGAACGCACAGCAGGCGTCCACCGCCGGCCGTGTCGTGCGTGTCATTGGTCCGGTCGTCGACGTGGAGTTCCCGCGCGGCGAGCTGCCGGCCCTGTACAACGCACTGACTGTCGAGGTCACCCTCGAAGCAGTCGCCAAGACCATCACCCTCGAGGTTGCCCAGCACCTCGGTGATAACCTCGTCCGCACCGTGTCCATGGCACCGACCGACGGCCTCGTCCGTGGTGCCCAGGTCGTGGACTCCGGCAAGCCGATCTCTGTTCCGGTCGGCGACGTCGTCAAGGGCCACGTCTTCAACGCCCTCGGCGACTGCCTCGACGTGCCGGGCCTCGGCCGCGACGGCGAGCAGTGGGGCATCCACCGCGAGCCGCCGGCATTCGACCAGCTCGAGGGTAAGACCGAGATCCTGGAGACCGGCATCAAGGTCATCGACCTGCTGACCCCGTACGTCAAGGGCGGCAAGATCGGTCTGTTCGGTGGTGCCGGTGTCGGCAAGACCGTTCTGATCCAGGAGATGATCACCCGTATCGCGCGTGAGTTCTCCGGTACCTCCGTGTTCGCCGGCGTCGGCGAGCGCACCCGTGAGGGCACCGACCTCTTCCTCGAGATGGAGGAGATGGGTGTTCTCCAGGACACCGCCCTCGTGTTCGGCCAGATGGATGAGCCGCCGGGAGTCCGTATGCGTGTCGCACTGTCCGGCCTGACCATGGCCGAGTACTTCCGCGACGTGCAGAACCAGGACGTTCTGCTGTTCATCGACAACATCTTCCGCTTCACCCAGGCCGGTTCCGAGGTCTCGACCCTGCTGGGTCGTATGCCCTCCGCCGTCGGTTACCAGCCGACCCTGGCTGATGAGATGGGTGTCCTCCAGGAGCGAATCACCTCGACCAAGGGTAAGTCGATTACCTCTCTGCAGGCCGTCTACGTCCCTGCCGATGACTACACCGACCCCGCCCCGGCGACCACCTTCGCCCACCTGGATGCCACCACCGAGCTCGACCGTGGTATCGCCTCCAAGGGTATTTACCCGGCCGTGAACCCGCTGACCTCGACCTCTCGTATCCTCGAGCCGTCGATCGTCGGTGAGCGCCACTACAACGTCGCTCAGCGTGTCATCGGTATCCTGCAGAAGAACAAGGAACTCCAGGACATCATCGCCATCCTCGGTATGGACGAGCTGTCTGAGGAGGACAAGATCACCGTCCAGCGTGCTCGTCGTCTCGAGCGCTTCCTGGGCCAGAACTTCTTCGTCGCTGAGAAGTTCACCGGTCTCCCGGGTTCCTACGTTCCGTTGGCGGACACCATCGATGCGTTCGAGCGCATCTGCAACGGTGACTTCGACCACTACCCGGAGCAGGCTTTCAACGGTCTGGGTGGCCTGGACGACGTCGAGGCTGCATACAAGAAGATCACCGGTAAGTAG
- a CDS encoding DUF2550 domain-containing protein yields MAWVVGVVVLLAVLLALWRFLTLRSRGQTVLLRRLPASGLHGWRHGTLRYDGDQLLYYKLRSLSPRADHVFHRQQLEFLDSRNVSEEEGGFMSRDLRIATLSDDHDVRYEFALDQHGLMALTAWVEAAPDIRHERIDYAALRDRITRGKNGK; encoded by the coding sequence GTGGCCTGGGTAGTGGGTGTCGTCGTTCTACTGGCTGTGCTGCTGGCACTGTGGCGCTTCCTCACGCTGCGGTCACGGGGACAGACGGTCCTGCTGCGTCGCCTGCCGGCCTCGGGGCTGCACGGCTGGCGCCACGGGACGCTGCGTTACGACGGCGACCAGCTCCTCTACTACAAGCTGCGTTCCCTCTCCCCGCGCGCCGACCATGTCTTCCACCGTCAGCAGCTCGAGTTCCTCGACTCGCGGAACGTCTCGGAGGAGGAGGGTGGCTTCATGTCGCGGGACCTGCGTATCGCCACCCTGTCCGACGACCATGACGTCCGCTACGAGTTCGCCCTCGACCAGCACGGTCTCATGGCGCTGACGGCCTGGGTGGAGGCCGCCCCCGACATCCGCCACGAGCGGATCGACTACGCCGCGCTGCGCGACAGGATCACCCGGGGCAAGAACGGGAAGTAG
- a CDS encoding F0F1 ATP synthase subunit epsilon: MADITVELVAVERMLWSGTASIVTAQTTEGEIGVLSGHEPMLGQLRENGVVTIRPTDGDRLVAGVQGGFLSVSPEKVTILADYAIWADEVDSSLAESQLQDEDESVRARAEASLNAVRRKAEG; the protein is encoded by the coding sequence ATGGCTGACATCACCGTTGAACTGGTCGCCGTGGAGCGCATGCTCTGGTCGGGTACGGCCAGCATCGTCACCGCGCAGACCACTGAGGGTGAGATCGGCGTGCTGTCGGGTCACGAGCCGATGCTCGGGCAGCTGCGCGAGAACGGCGTCGTGACCATCCGTCCGACCGACGGCGACAGGCTCGTCGCCGGCGTGCAGGGTGGCTTCCTCTCCGTTTCCCCGGAGAAGGTCACCATCCTCGCGGATTACGCGATCTGGGCCGACGAGGTTGACTCCTCGCTGGCCGAGTCCCAGCTGCAGGACGAGGACGAGTCTGTGCGCGCACGCGCGGAGGCTTCGCTCAACGCCGTGCGCCGTAAGGCTGAGGGCTAA
- the atpA gene encoding F0F1 ATP synthase subunit alpha, producing the protein MAELTISSDEIRSAIANYTSSYSAEASREEVGVVISAADGIAQVSGLPSVMANELLEFPGGVIGVAQNLDTDTVGVVVLGNFETLTEGDEVRRTGEVLSIPVGEEFLGRVINPLAQPIDGLGAIAAEENRVLELQAPSVLQRQPVEEPLATGIKAIDAMTPIGRGQRQLIIGDRKTGKTAVCIDTILNQKANWESGDKTKQVRCVYVAIGQKGSTIAAVRKTLEEHGALEYTTIVAAPASDSAGFKWLAPFTGAALAQHWMYQGAHVLVIYDDLTKQAEAYRAISLLLRRPPGREAYPGDVFYLHSRLLERAAKLSDDMGAGSITALPIIETKANDVSAFIPTNVISITDGQVFLESDLFNQGVRPAINVGVSVSRVGGAAQTKGMKKVAGSLRLDLAAYRDLEAFATFASDLDAASKAQLERGQRLVELLKQAENSPQPVEYQIISIWLAGEGVFDVVPVEDVRRYEAELHEYFRANNPEVYEQIAGGAALSDESQAALLAANDEFAKTFQTTDGRPVINEPEVDALSDAEHKKTQLTVPRKTAKK; encoded by the coding sequence ATGGCGGAGCTGACGATCTCCTCCGATGAGATCCGTAGCGCGATAGCGAACTACACCTCGAGCTACTCCGCGGAGGCCTCCCGTGAGGAGGTCGGCGTGGTCATTTCGGCAGCTGACGGTATTGCCCAGGTTTCGGGCCTCCCGTCGGTCATGGCGAATGAGCTGCTTGAGTTCCCGGGCGGCGTCATCGGCGTCGCACAGAACCTTGACACCGACACCGTGGGTGTCGTCGTGCTGGGTAACTTCGAGACCCTCACCGAGGGTGACGAGGTCCGACGGACCGGTGAGGTCCTGTCCATCCCCGTCGGCGAGGAGTTCCTCGGCCGAGTAATCAACCCCCTGGCACAGCCCATCGACGGCCTGGGTGCCATCGCCGCAGAGGAGAACCGCGTTCTCGAGCTGCAGGCCCCCTCCGTGCTGCAGCGTCAGCCCGTCGAGGAGCCGCTGGCCACCGGTATCAAGGCCATCGACGCGATGACCCCGATCGGCCGTGGTCAGCGTCAGCTGATCATTGGTGACCGTAAGACCGGTAAGACCGCGGTCTGCATCGACACCATCCTCAACCAGAAGGCGAACTGGGAGTCCGGCGACAAGACCAAGCAGGTCCGCTGTGTCTACGTCGCCATCGGTCAGAAGGGCTCCACCATCGCAGCGGTCCGCAAGACCCTCGAGGAGCACGGCGCCCTGGAGTACACCACCATCGTGGCTGCTCCGGCCTCTGACTCCGCCGGCTTCAAGTGGCTGGCTCCGTTCACCGGTGCCGCACTGGCTCAGCACTGGATGTACCAGGGTGCACACGTCCTGGTCATCTACGATGACCTGACCAAGCAGGCCGAGGCCTACCGTGCCATCTCCCTGCTGCTGCGCCGCCCGCCGGGCCGCGAGGCATACCCGGGTGACGTGTTCTACCTGCACTCCCGTCTGCTGGAGCGCGCCGCCAAGCTGTCCGACGACATGGGTGCCGGTTCCATCACCGCCCTCCCGATCATCGAGACCAAGGCGAACGACGTGTCGGCCTTCATTCCGACCAACGTCATCTCCATCACCGACGGCCAGGTCTTCCTCGAGTCCGACCTGTTCAACCAGGGTGTCCGCCCGGCCATCAACGTCGGTGTCTCCGTCTCCCGAGTCGGTGGCGCCGCACAGACCAAGGGCATGAAGAAGGTCGCAGGTTCCCTGCGTCTGGACCTCGCCGCCTACCGTGACCTCGAGGCCTTCGCCACCTTCGCGTCTGACCTGGATGCCGCATCCAAGGCTCAGCTCGAGCGTGGTCAGCGTCTCGTCGAGCTGCTCAAGCAGGCCGAGAACTCCCCGCAGCCCGTCGAGTACCAGATCATCTCGATCTGGCTCGCCGGCGAGGGTGTCTTCGACGTCGTTCCCGTCGAGGACGTCCGCCGCTACGAGGCCGAGCTGCACGAGTACTTCCGCGCCAACAACCCGGAGGTCTACGAGCAGATCGCCGGTGGCGCTGCTCTGTCCGACGAGTCCCAGGCTGCCCTGCTGGCCGCCAACGACGAGTTCGCCAAGACCTTCCAGACCACTGATGGCCGCCCGGTCATCAACGAGCCGGAGGTCGACGCCCTGTCTGACGCAGAGCACAAGAAGACCCAGCTCACCGTCCCCCGCAAGACGGCCAAGAAGTAG
- a CDS encoding thiamine-binding protein, whose amino-acid sequence MIIAFSVAPTVTATPNAEMSAAVAEAVRIVRESGLPNETNAMFTLVEGEWDEVMDVVRRATFAVAEVSPRVSLVLKADIRAGFTDMMHEKIESLEKHF is encoded by the coding sequence ATGATCATCGCTTTTTCCGTGGCGCCGACGGTCACCGCGACCCCGAACGCCGAGATGTCCGCCGCCGTGGCGGAAGCCGTCCGCATCGTGCGTGAATCCGGTCTGCCGAACGAGACCAACGCCATGTTCACCCTCGTGGAGGGGGAGTGGGACGAGGTCATGGACGTGGTCAGGCGCGCCACCTTCGCCGTCGCCGAGGTCTCACCCCGCGTGTCCCTGGTGCTCAAGGCCGACATAAGGGCCGGGTTCACGGACATGATGCACGAGAAGATCGAATCGCTCGAGAAGCACTTCTAA
- a CDS encoding F0F1 ATP synthase subunit gamma: MANLRELRDRIRSVNSTKKITKAQELIATSRITKAQAKVEASLPYAQELSDMMERLAEASSLDHPMLHEREDGNVAAILVVSSDRGMAGGYNHNVFKKAAELQKKLEEAGYEVVRYVTGGKAVGYYKFRDEPVAGQWTGFSQDPSWEATHDVRRHLIEGFNASSKGEAKYREGVNTDGQAIRGFDQVHVVYTEFVSMLSQVPVAHQLLPIEPVIREDVLDTGESMQDTGGEIGPDVEFEPDADTLMDALLPKYVSRRLFAMFLEASAAESASRRNAMKSATDNASALVKDLSRVANQARQAQITQEITEIVGGAGALAESGESD, from the coding sequence ATGGCTAATCTTCGCGAATTGCGTGACCGTATCCGGTCCGTCAACTCGACCAAGAAGATCACCAAGGCTCAGGAGCTGATCGCCACCTCGCGCATCACCAAGGCTCAGGCCAAGGTCGAGGCATCCCTGCCGTACGCGCAGGAGCTGTCCGACATGATGGAGCGTCTGGCTGAGGCGAGTTCGCTCGACCACCCGATGCTTCACGAGCGTGAAGACGGCAACGTGGCCGCCATCCTCGTGGTCTCTTCCGACCGCGGCATGGCCGGTGGCTACAACCACAACGTCTTCAAGAAGGCTGCCGAGCTGCAGAAGAAGCTCGAGGAGGCCGGCTACGAGGTCGTCCGTTACGTGACCGGTGGCAAGGCCGTCGGCTACTACAAGTTCCGTGACGAGCCCGTCGCGGGCCAGTGGACCGGTTTCTCCCAGGATCCGTCCTGGGAGGCCACCCACGACGTCCGCCGCCACCTCATCGAGGGCTTCAACGCCAGCTCCAAGGGCGAGGCCAAGTACCGCGAGGGCGTCAACACTGACGGCCAGGCGATCCGTGGCTTCGACCAGGTGCACGTGGTGTACACCGAGTTCGTGTCCATGCTGTCCCAGGTTCCGGTCGCACACCAGCTGCTGCCGATCGAGCCTGTCATCCGTGAGGATGTGCTCGACACCGGCGAGTCCATGCAGGACACCGGCGGAGAGATCGGACCGGACGTCGAGTTCGAGCCGGACGCAGACACCCTGATGGACGCACTTCTGCCGAAGTACGTGTCCCGCCGTCTGTTCGCGATGTTCCTCGAGGCTTCCGCAGCCGAGTCCGCATCGCGCCGTAACGCCATGAAGTCTGCGACTGACAACGCGTCGGCACTGGTCAAGGACCTGTCGCGCGTGGCCAACCAGGCCCGTCAGGCACAGATCACCCAGGAAATCACAGAGATCGTCGGTGGCGCTGGCGCGCTCGCCGAAAGCGGAGAAAGTGACTAG
- a CDS encoding F0F1 ATP synthase subunit delta — translation MHAASREALATVESHLDGLVQGAGNAVAVAAKTGTELFDVVEVLDGDRALRVAVADASATAEQRTGLIRAVFGGKVSDSTLSVLNEAATLPWSTPRQFRAGLVELGRRALLRGAEKEGQLGLVEDELFRLSRLLDREGELTQLLSDKAADPARKRGLLASVLYGKVSKFTEALALQVIGRPEKNPIDDLANLVGTAAKLQGRSVAHVVAAEQLNVSQQAALADKLGRIYGRAMSIHSEVDPSLLGGMTIRVEDEIIDGSLAGKLTRLRANLA, via the coding sequence ATGCACGCAGCGAGCCGCGAAGCACTAGCAACGGTCGAGTCTCACCTGGACGGTCTCGTCCAGGGTGCGGGCAACGCCGTCGCCGTCGCAGCCAAGACCGGCACCGAACTGTTCGACGTCGTCGAGGTGCTCGACGGTGACCGCGCCCTGCGTGTCGCCGTCGCCGACGCCTCGGCCACCGCCGAGCAGCGCACGGGCCTCATCCGGGCCGTGTTCGGTGGCAAGGTCTCCGACAGCACCCTCTCGGTGCTCAACGAGGCAGCCACCCTCCCGTGGTCCACGCCGCGCCAGTTCCGCGCCGGTCTTGTCGAACTCGGTCGTCGCGCACTCCTGCGCGGTGCTGAGAAGGAGGGACAGCTGGGACTCGTCGAGGACGAACTGTTCCGACTCTCCCGACTCCTCGACCGTGAGGGCGAGCTGACCCAGCTCCTCTCCGACAAGGCTGCGGACCCGGCACGCAAGCGTGGCCTGCTCGCAAGTGTTCTGTACGGCAAGGTCAGCAAGTTCACCGAGGCGCTCGCGCTGCAGGTGATCGGCCGGCCGGAGAAGAACCCGATCGACGACCTCGCCAACCTGGTCGGCACCGCAGCCAAGCTGCAGGGCCGTTCCGTTGCGCACGTCGTCGCTGCCGAGCAGTTGAACGTGAGCCAGCAGGCGGCGCTCGCCGACAAGCTGGGACGAATTTACGGTCGTGCGATGTCCATCCACTCTGAGGTTGACCCCAGCCTCCTCGGTGGCATGACCATCCGCGTCGAAGACGAGATCATCGACGGAAGCCTGGCGGGCAAGCTCACCCGGCTCCGCGCGAACCTCGCGTAA